One window of Methanocalculus alkaliphilus genomic DNA carries:
- a CDS encoding DUF2073 domain-containing protein, giving the protein MIQGVQIELISADRLSSLTTLEKIRTILDSVMLGNIVVLERGLSPDEQSMLVEVTMREIEPGGFSGIEMETYPGKDAAKGGFFARLFHGKGPEGRMTVIGPAGQLKMLKIERDRLVAWASLSSGR; this is encoded by the coding sequence ATGATACAGGGAGTACAGATAGAACTCATCTCAGCGGATCGCCTCTCAAGCCTCACAACGCTTGAAAAGATCAGGACGATCCTTGACTCTGTAATGCTTGGAAACATCGTCGTGCTTGAGCGTGGACTGAGCCCTGATGAGCAGAGTATGCTCGTTGAGGTGACGATGCGGGAGATTGAGCCGGGTGGCTTTTCCGGGATCGAGATGGAGACCTATCCCGGAAAGGACGCCGCAAAAGGGGGCTTCTTTGCCCGTCTCTTCCATGGAAAAGGACCTGAGGGGAGGATGACGGTCATTGGTCCCGCCGGGCAGCTGAAGATGTTGAAGATAGAGAGGGATCGCCTGGTTGCCTGGGCCTCCCTCTCGTCAGGGAGGTGA
- a CDS encoding Era-like GTP-binding protein — MGMFSRAKKRLSRFLHQLFRRKRSRIGIYGPPNAGKTTLANRIVRDCSGDAIGPVSEIPHETRRARRREDVVITGANGNTLTLDIVDTPGVTTKIDYHEFLEYGLEQNEAISRAREATEGVAEAMHWLREDINGVIYVMDSTLDPFMQVNIMMVGIIESRDLPVVIVANKTDLPDAAPSRIKSAFPQHPVIMVSGLEGTNMSELYDIMTEHFG; from the coding sequence ATGGGTATGTTTAGTCGGGCTAAAAAGAGGTTGAGCAGATTTCTTCATCAGCTGTTTCGGAGGAAACGATCCCGTATAGGGATTTATGGTCCGCCGAATGCGGGGAAGACAACGCTGGCAAACCGGATTGTGAGAGACTGCTCAGGTGACGCCATAGGTCCTGTCTCTGAGATTCCGCACGAGACACGGAGGGCACGGCGGCGTGAGGATGTTGTGATCACCGGAGCAAATGGAAACACACTAACGCTCGATATCGTTGATACTCCGGGTGTAACGACAAAGATTGACTATCATGAGTTTCTGGAGTACGGCCTTGAACAGAACGAGGCGATCTCACGTGCACGTGAAGCAACCGAAGGTGTTGCTGAGGCGATGCACTGGCTTCGGGAGGATATCAACGGCGTCATCTATGTGATGGACAGCACGCTGGATCCATTTATGCAGGTGAATATCATGATGGTCGGGATCATCGAGAGCCGGGATCTTCCCGTCGTCATTGTGGCGAATAAAACCGATCTGCCCGATGCTGCCCCCTCCCGGATTAAGAGCGCATTCCCACAGCATCCGGTTATTATGGTCTCCGGACTTGAAGGCACGAATATGTCAGAGCTCTATGATATAATGACAGAGCACTTTGGGTGA
- a CDS encoding CBS domain-containing protein, whose amino-acid sequence MKQSDNMDFETRIPVREVMKLHPTTIDGNATTAEAAQVMCRDEVGSCIVLHHNLPIGIVTEEDFNCKIMALDKKPGEVFVRDVMSTPLITIGADASIADAARMMANKRVRRLPVVNGDQKVIGIITVRDILSIATEMNEIMSDLIEINRVQAYNDGICDRCGSMSDELRNFDSQNLCPICREEESIL is encoded by the coding sequence ATGAAACAAAGTGACAACATGGATTTCGAGACACGCATTCCGGTTCGCGAAGTGATGAAGCTTCATCCAACCACCATTGATGGAAATGCAACCACTGCCGAGGCAGCACAGGTGATGTGCCGCGATGAGGTGGGAAGCTGCATCGTTCTGCACCATAATCTTCCAATCGGTATTGTAACCGAGGAGGACTTCAACTGCAAGATCATGGCACTCGACAAAAAGCCTGGCGAGGTATTTGTCAGGGATGTCATGAGCACCCCCCTCATCACCATCGGTGCTGATGCATCCATTGCTGATGCTGCACGGATGATGGCAAACAAACGGGTTCGCAGACTCCCGGTCGTCAATGGTGACCAGAAGGTCATCGGGATCATCACGGTGCGGGACATTCTCAGCATTGCGACAGAGATGAACGAGATTATGAGCGACCTGATCGAGATTAACCGGGTGCAGGCCTACAATGACGGCATCTGTGATCGGTGCGGAAGCATGTCTGATGAACTCAGGAACTTCGACAGCCAGAATCTCTGCCCGATATGCCGTGAAGAGGAGTCAATCTTATGA
- a CDS encoding Zn-ribbon domain-containing protein, producing the protein MPHKCTQCGREFRDGSTEILRGCPSCDGKKFLYVSERVRHQDVLNEKTIEEIASETKEEVLEVKTPEKKHVDSYERVESVRIVGPGTYELNIEKLASTDERVIGVGKDGSYVVDLISMSKSKGKKEKRK; encoded by the coding sequence ATGCCTCACAAATGTACCCAGTGTGGGCGGGAATTTCGGGATGGCTCAACCGAAATTCTCAGGGGGTGTCCAAGCTGTGACGGGAAGAAGTTTCTGTACGTCAGTGAGAGGGTGAGGCATCAGGATGTCCTGAATGAGAAGACGATCGAGGAGATTGCCAGTGAGACGAAAGAGGAGGTTCTTGAGGTTAAGACTCCTGAGAAGAAACATGTCGATTCATATGAGCGGGTCGAGAGCGTCAGGATTGTCGGACCCGGCACGTATGAACTCAATATCGAAAAGCTTGCCTCAACCGATGAACGGGTGATCGGTGTCGGCAAAGACGGGAGTTACGTCGTCGATCTCATCTCGATGTCAAAGTCAAAAGGGAAGAAAGAGAAGCGCAAATAA